One Aegilops tauschii subsp. strangulata cultivar AL8/78 chromosome 7, Aet v6.0, whole genome shotgun sequence genomic window carries:
- the LOC109773494 gene encoding uncharacterized protein: protein MVGTWEHSEMCFPSGPQRSRVDGWTCGPQHSQKAIAACPVCEASRWSKPRVSGVCGFACAHVLPPVSHSAQLWTEEIGDLGGAGYASAPCSGCRIAAAVMFRLLVLLPATASWGAASPSIRSTPLLFRSSVSPFRLLDLLLCPDLEEIDRCTHRIEPKEVCQSSNTWSRPATSDAATIFLPALSTQSILFQMECIQHTWWKRAAPGPSLLNKHAHNKHMEIFITGVYAEGPARPGGAAAVAMLIGPNAPFSFESKYRAFHMTHVYDLYKSHLASEYPGRQWVISRSMTA from the exons ATGGTTGGGACCTGGGAGCACTCAGAAATGTGTTTTCCTAGTGGGCCACAGCGTTCACGGGTGGACGGGTGGACCTGTGGGCCACAACATTCACAGAAAGCAATAGCAGCGTGTCCGGTGTGTGAAGCCTCCCGCTGGTCCAAACCACGTGTGTCTGGTGTGTGTGGGTTTGCCTGTGCGCATGTCCTCCCACCGGTTAGCCACTCAGCGCAGCTCTGGACAGAGGAGATTGGTGATTTGGGTGGTGCTGGGTACGCCTCGGCTCCTTGCAGTGGTTGTAGGATTGCCGCCGCCGTGATGTTCCGGCTATTGGTGCTGCTTCCCGCGACTGCTTCTTGGGGCGCTGCTTCCCCGTCCATACGATCTACGCCACTGCTGTTCAGATCATCCGTCTCTCCCTTCCGTCTGCTCGATCTGCTGCTCTGCCCTGATCTG GAGGAGATTGATCGGTGCACCCACCGCATAGAGCCGAAGGAAGTGTGTCAATCTAGCAATACATGGAGCCGGCCAGCAACCAGCGACGCAGCCACCATTTTCTTACCTGCTCTAAGCACACAGTCAATTTTGTTTCAGATGGAATGCATTCAGCATACATGGTGGAAGAGAGCTGCCCCCGGGCCCTCACTACTGAACAAGCACGCCCACAACAAGCACATGGAGATCTTCATCACAGGG GTTTATGCAGAGGGACCAGCTCGACCTGGTGGAGCTGCTGCAGTTGCTATGCTTATTGGTCCAAATGCACCTTTTTCTTTCGAAAGCAAATATAGAGCTTTTCACATGACTCATGTTTACGATCTCTACAAGTCTCATCTTGCAAGTGAATATCCG